aaTGAGAATGATTAAACCTGAACACATGAACATTTCTGTTCAGCTCAAAGTCCATTTGGTCTGTCATTTGCTGACGTACTATATACTAGATGACGACGTACTATGCCAATCTATAATACAGTAGCCGTTCGCAAATCAGAACGATTCTTTTCCacattttctaaaattttatATACCATACATTACATTTAACGAGCGAATTCTATTCAACtaaaaaagataataaaataGTTCTCAAAGATAGAATTTCTTGTTCAATATTCGATTCTAATTTCTATAAGTTCTAGTGAGTGATTACTGTACTAAGGAACTTTGGACTTTGAATTAGGATGATGATAGTTGATGATAGACACAGCACGCGAATTGTGAGTGCAGACCAAAGTCAGACCttatatataacaatttttatagTATTATTACCCCATTTAATAGGTTTCTTTGGCTGGTTTCTTGAAGAGATTCGTCATTCTTACGgttgcaaattaagattattaaCTGCCGCCATTCGACTGCACAAAGCTAACAGCAGCTGTGTCAGTCGGAGCAGTCATCAATAGCGTATACACAGCCGAGTTGGAGTCCTTGCGCTGTCGCTCATGGATCTTGCGATGTGTGCGTAAGGCCGCTGGCTGGGTAAAGCGTTTGCCGCATTCATCGCACTCGTGCGGCCTTTCGCCGGTGTGGGTCATCTCGTGGTATTTGCGGGTGTCCGCCTTGGCAAAGCTGCGCTCGCAGTAGCTGCATGCATAATCTCTGGCTTGCTCGTGAACGGTGCGCACGTGCATCTTGAGATTGCCGGAGCTGTTGCACACCTTCGAGCAGAAGCGACAGGGCCAGGTGCGTTCTAGCGTGTGATAGTTCATGTGTATCTTGAGCTCATTCCGTGTTGTCTTGCGCATGCCGCAGTAAGGACAGCTAAAGTTCTTGATGCCCGCATGCCGCATCATGTGCACCTTGAGTTTCTCTCTGCTGGAGAAACGCCGTGCGCAGTCCGGCTCTTGGCACGCGTGCGGCAACTCCGATTTGTCCTTGTGCGTGTAACGATGATCATTGAGCACTGCCGTCGAGTTAAACACCTTGCCACAAAACTCACACACGTGCGACTTGAGCTCCGGGCCCAATTTGTGGCATCTGCGCATGTGCATGATAAGCGTGGGCTTGTGGCGATACATCTTGTGGCAACCCTCCTGGTCACAGCTAAACCAGCGGCTGGTGCCCGAGTGTTGCTTTAGGTGCTCCGACAGACAGTGGAAACGATTAAATGCTCGATCACAGCCGGCCTCAGTGCACGGGTAAGGCATGAGGCCCTCATGTTGACGCTGGTGCGCCTGCAGGCGATGCTCCACCAAGAAGCGCATGTCGCATATGTTGCATTGAAAGCTGGGCGCAGCTGGTTTGGCTGGCAATCCCTAAAAGAGTAAAGTTAGCCAAATGTTTTGCGAGTACCGGGCAGATATACCTGTGCCCCTATTGTATCCAAAACTGTGGCTTCTGTTTCGGGCAACTCCATTTCAGTCTCTTCATTTGCCAATTGTTCTGTGCTGAGCTTGTCTGCTCGCCTCTTTCGCACCTTCTTCTCAGTGTAGGCATCCAGCTCTGAGACTTCTATAGCTGCCGCATCCAAGCTGCATTTGGGATTCTCAGCATCAGAGGATGCTACAATTTCAGCGCGCCATTGTTTATCGGCTGCAATGCACTTGGCACGGAATGCATAGAACTGCTCCAACTGATCATGGCATGCCTGGCATAGCTCACTTGGCAACGTCTGCTCCTTCCCCGTCTCAAACACAATCAAACCTGTGCACGTGATGAATTTGTGTGCCAGTGTGGGCAATTTTCGCATATCGTAGCTGCCGACATCCGCTGCGAGGCTACAAATGCAAGCGCGGCATTTAAGTCGAATATTTGCTGACGTCATAAGCGTAATTTAAGTGTCGCTGACCCAGTTTGTAAGTGCAACAAAcggtatttgtttattttattattgtttatttgctcGAAACAGCTGTGCCGACAGAAGAGATGCCCGAATCGGTGACTGTAACAGTAGCAGTGACTGAAAACAGTGACAGCGCCGTGTAACAGTGATTTTCAGTGTTGGAATTGGCAAATATATTGAACAAAACTTATTTGgtttaatattcattttacttttattacaATAGTATTCACTATgagaagtttttgtattaataaattatgccTGTAAATGCACCGAATCTGCGCCCAAGTAGGTTACTTATATTCATGTACCACCTGTCCTGGCACATTGCCAAC
The sequence above is a segment of the Drosophila virilis strain 15010-1051.87 chromosome 3, Dvir_AGI_RSII-ME, whole genome shotgun sequence genome. Coding sequences within it:
- the LOC6623441 gene encoding zinc finger protein 883; this encodes MTSANIRLKCRACICSLAADVGSYDMRKLPTLAHKFITCTGLIVFETGKEQTLPSELCQACHDQLEQFYAFRAKCIAADKQWRAEIVASSDAENPKCSLDAAAIEVSELDAYTEKKVRKRRADKLSTEQLANEETEMELPETEATVLDTIGAQGLPAKPAAPSFQCNICDMRFLVEHRLQAHQRQHEGLMPYPCTEAGCDRAFNRFHCLSEHLKQHSGTSRWFSCDQEGCHKMYRHKPTLIMHMRRCHKLGPELKSHVCEFCGKVFNSTAVLNDHRYTHKDKSELPHACQEPDCARRFSSREKLKVHMMRHAGIKNFSCPYCGMRKTTRNELKIHMNYHTLERTWPCRFCSKVCNSSGNLKMHVRTVHEQARDYACSYCERSFAKADTRKYHEMTHTGERPHECDECGKRFTQPAALRTHRKIHERQRKDSNSAVYTLLMTAPTDTAAVSFVQSNGGS